A genomic segment from Paucidesulfovibrio longus DSM 6739 encodes:
- the mutS gene encoding DNA mismatch repair protein MutS, producing the protein MSSQPIKKLTPMLEHYLQVKEQHPDALLFYRMGDFFEVFFEDAEIAARELQIALTCRNPSSENKTPMCGVPHHAVQGYLSQLLAKGYKVAVCDQVEDPKQAKGLVKREVTRVLTPGTLSEDDSLPAKSHNYLAALVWDGDAGQGGLAWLDFSTGEWTGLTSRREEELWQWAIKAEPSELLLPKGTDLPAAYADLGSRVTHLPLLPHFDLETARRALLENQGVESLETLDLKGSPELVRACGAQLLYLRQTQLREMDHLGEFKQLNLSRHLLLDEVTERNLEIFRRLDGRTGRGTLWNVLDRTMTPMGGRLLEERLKRPWREPGPIRASQESVAFFAERDGLRAELRRLLDAVYDMERLTTRVTLGRATPKDLLALRRSLETLPPVRTLLLEAETPAPAIRDLLGSWDSLEDLAELLATALSDSPPPQITEGGLFRMGYRPDLDELIELTEHGEAAIQRLLEKERDECGIPKLKLGFNKVFGYFLEVSKAYKGQVPDHFIRRQTLVNSERYVTPALKEMEERLLSASDERKALEYNLFIELRDILSRARERFMFMAGALAALDHWQGLAEAARSQAWTAPELHEGMEIEIEDGRHPVVEAAVGGNYIPNSLTISPERRILLITGPNMAGKSTVLRQAAIILILAQIGSFVPARRARLGLADRIFSRVGASDNLSQGQSTFMVEMMETARILRLATKRSLVILDEIGRGTSTFDGLALAWAVVEELSRRARGGIRTLFATHYHELTSLEGRIDGLRNLNIAVKEWKGDIVFLRKLIPGPADKSYGIEVARLAGVPMPVVQRARELLARLEEKSSGDKARAVERASQSLLPGMIAQRQSDPVEPQEHPLLEELRALDLNDLTPLQALTILHQWKRSHA; encoded by the coding sequence ATGAGTTCCCAGCCGATCAAAAAGCTCACCCCCATGCTGGAGCACTATCTCCAGGTCAAGGAGCAGCATCCCGATGCACTGCTCTTCTACCGCATGGGCGATTTTTTCGAAGTCTTCTTCGAGGATGCGGAAATCGCAGCCAGGGAATTGCAGATCGCTCTGACCTGCCGGAATCCAAGCTCAGAAAACAAGACCCCCATGTGCGGGGTGCCTCACCACGCGGTGCAGGGCTACCTTTCGCAGCTTCTCGCCAAAGGATACAAGGTCGCTGTCTGCGACCAGGTCGAGGATCCAAAGCAGGCAAAGGGACTCGTCAAAAGGGAAGTCACCCGTGTTCTCACTCCCGGAACCCTGTCCGAAGACGACAGTCTTCCGGCAAAGTCGCACAACTACCTTGCGGCCCTGGTCTGGGACGGCGATGCGGGCCAGGGCGGCCTGGCCTGGCTTGATTTTTCCACCGGCGAATGGACGGGCTTGACCTCGCGGCGCGAGGAAGAACTCTGGCAATGGGCGATCAAGGCCGAACCCAGCGAATTGCTTCTGCCCAAGGGAACGGATCTCCCGGCCGCCTATGCGGACCTTGGCTCGCGGGTAACGCATCTTCCGCTCCTGCCTCATTTCGACCTGGAAACAGCACGACGCGCGCTGCTTGAAAATCAGGGCGTGGAGAGCCTGGAAACCCTGGATCTCAAGGGATCTCCGGAGCTGGTCCGGGCGTGCGGCGCGCAGCTTCTCTACCTGCGGCAGACCCAGTTGCGCGAGATGGACCACCTCGGCGAATTCAAGCAGTTGAACCTTTCCAGGCACTTGCTCCTGGACGAGGTCACTGAACGGAATCTGGAGATTTTCCGGCGCCTGGACGGGCGCACCGGGCGCGGCACGCTCTGGAACGTGCTGGACAGAACCATGACTCCCATGGGGGGACGGCTTCTGGAAGAAAGGCTCAAGCGCCCCTGGCGGGAGCCCGGCCCCATCCGCGCCAGCCAGGAAAGCGTGGCTTTTTTTGCGGAGCGCGACGGCCTGCGCGCCGAGCTGCGCCGCCTGCTCGACGCGGTCTACGACATGGAACGGCTGACCACGCGCGTCACGCTTGGGCGGGCGACCCCAAAGGATCTTCTCGCGCTGCGCCGCAGCCTGGAGACCCTGCCGCCCGTGCGGACGCTGCTTCTGGAGGCGGAAACGCCCGCCCCTGCGATCCGCGACCTGCTCGGCAGTTGGGATTCGCTCGAAGATCTGGCGGAACTGCTGGCCACTGCCCTGTCGGACTCCCCTCCTCCGCAGATTACCGAGGGCGGGCTTTTCCGCATGGGCTACCGGCCCGATCTGGACGAACTGATCGAGCTGACCGAACATGGCGAGGCCGCGATTCAGCGGCTGCTCGAAAAGGAACGGGACGAATGCGGCATCCCCAAGCTCAAGCTCGGATTCAACAAGGTCTTCGGATATTTCCTTGAAGTTTCCAAGGCCTACAAGGGGCAGGTGCCGGACCATTTCATCCGCCGACAGACGCTGGTCAATTCCGAACGCTACGTGACCCCGGCACTCAAGGAAATGGAGGAGCGTCTTCTTTCCGCCTCGGATGAACGCAAGGCTCTGGAATACAATTTATTCATCGAACTCCGCGACATTCTTTCCCGCGCCAGGGAACGTTTCATGTTCATGGCCGGGGCCTTGGCCGCGTTGGATCACTGGCAGGGCCTGGCCGAGGCGGCACGCTCCCAGGCCTGGACCGCGCCTGAGCTCCACGAAGGCATGGAGATCGAAATCGAGGACGGCAGGCATCCGGTGGTGGAGGCGGCTGTGGGCGGCAACTACATCCCCAATTCGCTTACGATTTCTCCCGAACGCAGAATCCTCCTGATTACCGGGCCGAACATGGCGGGGAAGTCCACCGTGTTGCGGCAGGCGGCCATCATCCTCATACTGGCCCAGATCGGTTCGTTCGTTCCTGCGCGTCGCGCGCGTCTGGGGCTTGCGGATCGCATCTTCTCCCGCGTCGGAGCTTCCGACAACCTCAGCCAGGGGCAGTCCACATTCATGGTCGAGATGATGGAGACCGCGCGCATCCTGCGGCTGGCCACCAAGCGCAGCCTCGTGATTCTCGACGAGATCGGCAGGGGCACGAGCACCTTCGACGGGCTTGCTCTCGCCTGGGCCGTGGTCGAGGAACTTTCGCGCCGGGCCAGAGGCGGCATCCGCACTCTCTTCGCCACCCATTACCACGAGCTGACCTCGCTTGAAGGCCGCATCGACGGCCTGCGCAACCTGAACATCGCGGTCAAGGAATGGAAAGGCGACATCGTCTTTCTGCGCAAGCTGATCCCCGGTCCAGCGGACAAGAGCTACGGCATCGAGGTGGCCCGGCTGGCCGGAGTGCCCATGCCCGTTGTCCAGCGTGCACGCGAGCTGCTGGCCCGGCTGGAGGAAAAAAGCAGCGGAGACAAGGCCCGCGCCGTGGAGCGCGCTTCCCAGTCCCTGCTGCCCGGCATGATCGCCCAGCGGCAGAGCGATCCTGTGGAACCACAGGAGCATCCGCTGCTGGAGGAATTGCGGGCCCTCGACCTGAACGACTTGACTCCGCTCCAGGCCTTGACCATTCTGCACCAGTGGAAGCGGTCCCATGCATAA
- a CDS encoding RsmE family RNA methyltransferase, whose amino-acid sequence MSRLNSFHLSADSWPAPGGEVLLEGPEAKHMLQVLRTPPGSEVRLFDGQGRDGLFELLPGGKKAARLKALEIADHPRPLSGLTLALGWNKSSRRGWLMEKSVELCAGGIAFWRAARSQGEPPPVKDSWREKLVQSAKQCGNPWLPELDSLHGGIEALEEFGTRFERRFLLWESSEAPALLRPAMLATGRCLAALGPEGGLDNAEVRRLLDAGFEPVTLGRSVLRWETAALHCLSLAFHGAEEAAN is encoded by the coding sequence ATGAGCCGCTTGAATTCCTTTCACCTGTCGGCGGACAGCTGGCCCGCTCCGGGCGGCGAGGTGCTCCTGGAAGGGCCTGAAGCCAAGCATATGCTTCAGGTGCTGCGCACTCCCCCCGGAAGCGAGGTCCGGCTTTTCGACGGTCAGGGACGGGATGGCCTCTTCGAGCTCTTGCCCGGCGGCAAGAAGGCGGCCCGGCTCAAGGCTCTCGAAATTGCGGATCACCCCCGGCCTTTGTCGGGGCTGACGCTGGCTTTGGGCTGGAACAAGTCCTCCCGACGCGGCTGGCTCATGGAAAAGAGCGTGGAGCTGTGCGCCGGAGGAATCGCATTCTGGAGAGCCGCCAGAAGCCAGGGGGAACCGCCGCCGGTCAAGGATTCCTGGCGCGAGAAGCTGGTCCAGTCGGCCAAGCAGTGCGGCAATCCCTGGCTTCCTGAACTGGACTCCCTGCACGGGGGGATCGAAGCGTTGGAGGAGTTCGGCACCCGTTTCGAGAGGCGCTTTCTGCTCTGGGAGTCCTCGGAGGCCCCTGCCCTGCTCCGGCCCGCCATGCTCGCCACGGGACGATGCCTGGCCGCGCTCGGCCCGGAAGGCGGACTGGACAATGCGGAAGTCCGACGACTTCTGGATGCGGGATTCGAGCCCGTGACTCTGGGGCGAAGCGTCTTGCGCTGGGAAACCGCCGCCCTGCACTGTCTATCTCTGGCCTTTCATGGTGCCGAAGAGGCCGCAAACTGA
- a CDS encoding glycosyltransferase family 9 protein, translating to MSKVLIVQLARFGDLVQTGRLVSSLQDLGHEVHFCLDRSLASLAELLFPQAVVHPVAAHRADSDPMRVLLENRAAFDALTALDFESVYNLNYSGLNFQLATLFDADSVRGYKVRNGQQLMDPWPAMAMRWSRDRRIGLNLVDFWAGYAAKMRAPGLINPEAAPKGGGIGIVMAGRESRRSLPIPVLANVAQAAWRSAGEGRVFLLGSATESPAARQFLKLAPAPLRSVATDLTGKTNWGSLVEIVAGLDRVLTPDTGIMHLAAHLGVPVTAFFLSSAWCFETGPYGLGHTVYQAVQPCLPCLETKPCPHDVRCVQAFSDPGFLRFLSTGKVSHAVPGIIGLKSGFDSLGVVYDCFGGEDADAARRSAFRCFLADHLGLAKPAAATNMGAEFADRLYLDRNWIVSPDEKRSPDISSDCIDKQQHDLSR from the coding sequence ATGTCCAAGGTGCTCATCGTCCAGCTGGCCCGTTTCGGAGATCTTGTTCAGACCGGACGGCTCGTCTCGTCGCTCCAGGATCTCGGACACGAAGTCCATTTCTGCCTGGATCGTTCTCTGGCCTCCCTTGCTGAGCTGCTTTTCCCCCAAGCCGTAGTGCACCCCGTTGCCGCGCACCGCGCGGACAGCGACCCGATGCGCGTGTTGCTCGAAAACCGCGCCGCTTTTGACGCTCTGACGGCTCTCGACTTCGAATCGGTGTACAATCTCAATTATTCCGGATTGAATTTTCAATTGGCCACGCTTTTCGACGCGGATTCTGTCCGGGGCTACAAGGTCCGAAACGGCCAGCAACTCATGGATCCCTGGCCTGCCATGGCCATGCGCTGGTCGCGCGACCGCCGCATCGGACTCAACCTCGTGGACTTCTGGGCCGGATACGCCGCAAAAATGCGTGCCCCCGGTTTGATCAACCCGGAAGCGGCTCCCAAAGGCGGCGGAATCGGCATCGTCATGGCCGGACGCGAATCCCGGCGCTCCCTGCCCATTCCCGTGCTGGCCAACGTGGCCCAGGCCGCATGGAGATCCGCGGGGGAGGGCAGGGTGTTCCTGCTCGGTTCCGCCACGGAGAGTCCCGCGGCCCGGCAATTCCTCAAGCTGGCCCCTGCGCCCTTGCGCAGCGTCGCCACGGACCTGACCGGAAAGACGAATTGGGGTTCCCTGGTCGAAATCGTTGCCGGTTTGGACAGGGTGCTCACTCCGGATACCGGCATCATGCACCTTGCAGCACATCTCGGCGTGCCTGTGACCGCCTTTTTCCTTTCTTCCGCCTGGTGTTTCGAAACCGGGCCTTATGGACTCGGTCACACCGTCTATCAAGCCGTGCAGCCCTGCCTGCCCTGCCTCGAAACCAAGCCCTGCCCGCACGACGTGCGCTGCGTCCAGGCCTTTTCCGATCCCGGATTCCTGCGGTTTCTTTCCACGGGCAAAGTCTCCCACGCTGTGCCGGGAATCATCGGCCTGAAGAGCGGATTCGATTCTCTGGGCGTTGTCTACGACTGCTTCGGCGGGGAAGACGCGGATGCAGCGCGGCGCAGCGCGTTCCGTTGCTTCCTGGCGGACCATCTCGGTCTGGCAAAACCTGCGGCAGCGACGAACATGGGCGCGGAATTCGCCGACAGGCTGTACCTGGACCGCAATTGGATCGTGTCTCCGGATGAAAAACGCTCTCCGGACATCTCCTCGGATTGTATCGACAAGCAGCAGCATGATTTGTCTAGATAA
- a CDS encoding CgeB family protein: MNKPLRILVVLPMYGGSLPVGQFCAQALRQEGHLVEVFNAPEFYPAYRSFENLRVTTDRLDYLQNSYVQIVSQGVLAKVETFEPDMVLALAQAPLTRQVLKRLRNDHVVTAMWFVEDFRLFTYWKTFAPLYDVFAVIQKDQIFDELKAIGQENVLYLPLAAQPDFHRPLELSSVERRKWGSDVSFMGAGYPNRRLAFRELLGFDFKIWGSDWDGDHVLAPYLQMGGARVSSEECVRIFNATKINLNLHSSVHVEQLVSRGDFVNPRTFEVAGCGAFQLVDERSLLPESFRDDEMATFTSLEDLKEKIAYYLSRPEEREATAQRGRERVLAEHTYAHRMASLVEFTARQIPGWPSPRAGSKAASDLPPELAAEIDALIQRLGLPGDVGFDDLIWALRQQKGRLSGLETALLFLDEWKKLYASKT; encoded by the coding sequence ATGAACAAACCTCTGCGAATACTCGTTGTTTTGCCGATGTACGGCGGATCGCTTCCCGTGGGCCAATTCTGCGCCCAAGCCCTGCGCCAGGAAGGACATCTCGTGGAGGTCTTCAACGCTCCCGAATTTTATCCGGCGTATCGCTCATTCGAGAATCTGCGCGTAACCACGGATCGTCTCGACTATCTGCAAAACAGCTATGTCCAGATCGTCTCCCAGGGCGTGCTGGCCAAGGTGGAGACCTTCGAACCGGACATGGTCCTGGCCCTGGCCCAGGCGCCCCTGACCCGACAGGTTCTCAAGCGCTTGCGCAACGACCATGTCGTTACGGCCATGTGGTTCGTGGAGGACTTCAGGCTCTTCACCTACTGGAAAACCTTCGCCCCACTGTATGATGTGTTCGCCGTCATCCAGAAGGATCAAATATTCGATGAACTCAAGGCCATAGGCCAGGAAAACGTTCTCTACCTGCCCTTGGCGGCGCAGCCGGATTTCCACCGCCCTCTGGAACTTTCTTCGGTGGAGCGGCGCAAGTGGGGATCGGACGTTTCCTTCATGGGCGCGGGATATCCCAACAGGCGCTTGGCGTTTCGGGAACTGCTCGGCTTCGACTTCAAGATTTGGGGCTCGGACTGGGACGGCGACCATGTGCTCGCGCCTTACCTCCAGATGGGAGGCGCGCGCGTCAGTTCCGAAGAGTGCGTGCGCATCTTCAACGCCACCAAGATCAACCTGAATCTGCACTCCAGCGTGCATGTGGAGCAGCTTGTCAGCCGGGGCGATTTCGTCAATCCCCGCACCTTCGAGGTGGCCGGATGCGGCGCGTTCCAGCTTGTGGACGAGCGCAGCCTGCTTCCGGAATCTTTCCGCGACGATGAAATGGCGACCTTCACCAGTCTTGAAGATCTGAAAGAAAAGATCGCCTACTATCTTTCCAGGCCGGAAGAACGCGAGGCCACTGCGCAACGAGGGCGGGAGCGCGTGCTTGCGGAACACACCTACGCCCATCGCATGGCAAGCCTTGTGGAATTTACCGCCAGACAGATTCCCGGTTGGCCGTCGCCCCGCGCGGGAAGCAAGGCCGCCAGCGACCTGCCGCCGGAGCTGGCAGCGGAAATCGACGCACTGATTCAGCGTTTGGGCCTGCCGGGAGATGTCGGGTTCGATGATTTGATCTGGGCATTGCGCCAGCAAAAAGGCAGGCTTTCCGGACTGGAAACCGCGTTGCTCTTCCTGGACGAATGGAAGAAGCTTTACGCTTCAAAGACATAG
- a CDS encoding precorrin-2 dehydrogenase/sirohydrochlorin ferrochelatase family protein, giving the protein MFYSPERMVYDNEMRYYPILLNLAEKSCLVVGAGQVGIRKIKSLLESGAGGVLALDLSAPAPELESMLADPALRFEQRAFREDDLDGRFLVIAATSNSALNSRIGELCRRRGLLCNVADQPDNCSFIVPATLQRGDLMLTVSTCGQSPALSRKIRKELEESFGCEYTLLLAIMGRIRPLLLALDKPTADNTRIFRSLVASDLLHFLETKDADAIWRCLTANLPQELHPNIPELLDGII; this is encoded by the coding sequence GTGTTTTACAGCCCGGAACGCATGGTATATGATAATGAGATGCGCTATTACCCCATTCTGCTCAACCTCGCGGAGAAAAGCTGTCTTGTGGTCGGTGCGGGCCAGGTCGGCATCCGCAAGATCAAGAGCCTGCTGGAAAGCGGCGCGGGCGGCGTTCTCGCGCTCGACCTTTCGGCTCCCGCGCCCGAGCTTGAATCGATGCTCGCCGATCCGGCCTTGCGCTTCGAGCAGCGCGCTTTTCGCGAGGACGATCTGGATGGGCGTTTTCTGGTCATCGCGGCCACGTCCAATTCTGCGCTGAACAGCCGGATCGGCGAGCTTTGCCGCCGACGGGGCCTGCTCTGCAATGTCGCGGATCAACCCGACAATTGCAGCTTCATCGTTCCCGCGACCTTGCAGCGCGGCGATCTGATGCTTACGGTATCCACCTGCGGACAGAGCCCTGCCCTGTCCCGGAAGATCCGCAAGGAACTTGAAGAGAGCTTCGGTTGCGAATACACTCTGCTGCTCGCGATCATGGGTCGGATTCGTCCGCTTCTGCTGGCTCTGGACAAACCCACGGCCGACAACACGCGGATCTTTCGGTCCCTCGTCGCCTCGGACCTGTTGCATTTTCTCGAAACCAAGGATGCGGACGCGATTTGGCGTTGCCTGACCGCGAACCTGCCTCAGGAACTGCATCCCAACATCCCGGAGCTGCTCGATGGAATCATTTGA
- a CDS encoding replication-associated recombination protein A — translation MQLHLTENQPLADRIRPKNMDEFVGQPQLRERVDAFLRVKRLPSLLFFGPPGCGKSTLALLLAKVTGRPFIRVSAPEAGLPVLRKKMAGYNLLILDELHRFSKAQQDFFLPGLESGELTLIATTTENPSFSITRQLLSRLHVLRFRGLSREELAEVVRRGEKDMETELGDETRDYLCTMAGGDARTLLNLLEYSLALPAEKRTPEELAKSLPELVIRGDRGGDSHYELASALIKSIRGSDPDAALYYLACLLESGEDPRFVTRRLIISASEDVGLADPQALPLAVACHQAVEAVGMPEGRIPLAETAVYLALAPKSNSTYAAYANAQKEVRQNGMQPVPLHLRNASTALQKEWGYGRNYQYPHSFPGAWVDQRYLPDNLAERRFYEPKDQGAEPRILAWLKAHLRSAKIPRR, via the coding sequence ATGCAGCTCCATCTTACCGAAAACCAACCCCTGGCTGACAGGATTCGTCCGAAAAATATGGATGAATTCGTGGGCCAGCCCCAGCTGCGCGAGCGGGTGGACGCCTTTCTTCGCGTCAAGCGGTTGCCGAGCCTTCTTTTCTTCGGTCCGCCCGGTTGCGGAAAGTCAACCTTGGCCCTGCTTCTGGCCAAGGTCACGGGCAGACCCTTCATCCGCGTGAGCGCACCCGAAGCCGGACTGCCTGTCCTGCGCAAGAAAATGGCGGGCTACAACCTGCTCATTCTTGACGAACTGCATCGTTTTTCCAAGGCGCAACAGGACTTTTTTCTTCCCGGCCTGGAAAGCGGCGAGCTGACCCTCATCGCCACCACCACGGAAAATCCGTCCTTCAGCATCACGCGCCAACTGCTGTCACGTCTGCATGTGCTCCGCTTTCGCGGTCTCAGCCGTGAGGAACTGGCCGAGGTGGTCCGTCGTGGCGAAAAGGACATGGAAACCGAGCTTGGGGACGAGACGAGGGACTATCTTTGCACCATGGCGGGCGGCGACGCGCGCACCCTGCTGAACCTGCTGGAATACAGTCTGGCCCTGCCTGCGGAAAAGCGCACTCCGGAAGAGCTGGCCAAGAGCCTGCCCGAATTGGTCATTCGCGGGGACCGGGGCGGCGATTCGCATTACGAGCTGGCTTCTGCCCTGATCAAATCCATCCGGGGCAGCGATCCGGACGCGGCGCTCTACTATCTGGCCTGTTTGCTGGAATCGGGCGAGGATCCTCGCTTCGTGACCAGAAGACTGATAATCTCGGCCAGCGAGGATGTCGGACTGGCCGATCCCCAGGCCCTGCCCTTGGCCGTGGCCTGTCACCAGGCCGTGGAAGCTGTCGGCATGCCCGAAGGACGTATTCCGCTCGCGGAAACAGCCGTCTATCTGGCTTTGGCTCCGAAGAGCAATTCAACGTATGCTGCCTACGCCAACGCCCAGAAAGAAGTACGGCAAAACGGGATGCAGCCGGTTCCGCTGCATTTACGAAATGCCAGCACCGCGCTGCAGAAGGAATGGGGCTACGGACGGAACTACCAGTACCCGCATTCGTTTCCAGGAGCTTGGGTCGATCAGCGTTATCTGCCCGACAATCTTGCGGAGCGCAGGTTCTACGAACCCAAGGACCAGGGGGCGGAACCCAGGATTCTGGCCTGGCTCAAAGCCCATCTTCGCTCCGCAAAGATTCCCCGCCGCTGA
- the lysA gene encoding diaminopimelate decarboxylase yields the protein MNHFEYRKGELFAEEVPVRKLAEEYGTPLYVYSASTIRRHFKAFDSAFDGLAHMTCFSVKANSNIGVLRLMAEMGGGVDIVSGGELYRALKAGVPGEKIVYSGVGKKAHEIREALEADILMFNVESMPELERINDIALRMGKVARVSFRINPDVDPKTHPYISTGMKKNKFGLDIEHSRIAYALAQELPGIEPIGIDCHIGSQLTTIEPFLEALQKILKFYKELQAMGMDIRYLDLGGGLGITYDQEEPPHPEVFGKALSDAIKDLPLTLILEPGRVIAGNMGILVTEAQYLKSTPSKNFVIVDAAMNDLVRPALYQSFHGIGEVVQHGRAPQMYDVVGPICESSDFLARDRELPEIRQGELLAVFSAGAYGFTMASNYNSRPRTAELIVDGDKVTVARRRETYEDLVALEL from the coding sequence ATGAACCATTTCGAATACAGAAAGGGTGAACTTTTCGCCGAGGAAGTGCCGGTTCGCAAGCTGGCCGAAGAATACGGGACCCCGCTCTACGTCTATTCCGCCTCGACCATTCGTCGCCACTTCAAAGCCTTTGACTCGGCGTTCGACGGACTGGCCCACATGACCTGCTTCTCCGTCAAGGCCAATTCCAATATCGGCGTTCTGCGGCTCATGGCCGAAATGGGCGGCGGCGTGGACATCGTTTCCGGCGGCGAGCTTTATCGAGCGCTCAAGGCGGGCGTTCCCGGAGAAAAGATCGTCTATTCCGGCGTAGGCAAGAAGGCCCATGAAATCCGGGAGGCCCTTGAAGCCGACATCTTGATGTTCAACGTCGAATCCATGCCCGAACTGGAGCGCATCAACGACATCGCCCTGAGAATGGGCAAGGTCGCTCGCGTCAGCTTCCGCATCAATCCGGACGTGGATCCCAAGACCCATCCGTACATTTCCACCGGCATGAAGAAAAACAAGTTCGGACTGGACATCGAGCACTCCCGCATCGCCTATGCTCTGGCCCAGGAACTTCCCGGCATCGAACCCATCGGCATCGACTGCCACATCGGCTCCCAGCTCACGACCATCGAGCCTTTTCTTGAAGCTCTTCAGAAGATTCTGAAGTTTTACAAAGAGCTTCAGGCAATGGGCATGGACATCCGCTATCTTGATCTCGGCGGCGGGCTGGGCATCACCTATGACCAGGAAGAACCGCCCCATCCCGAGGTTTTCGGCAAGGCCCTTTCGGACGCGATCAAGGATCTGCCGCTGACGCTGATCCTGGAACCCGGTCGGGTCATCGCCGGGAACATGGGCATCCTCGTGACCGAGGCGCAGTATCTCAAAAGCACGCCGAGCAAGAATTTCGTCATCGTGGATGCGGCCATGAACGATCTGGTCCGTCCCGCGCTCTACCAATCCTTCCACGGCATCGGCGAGGTCGTCCAGCACGGTCGCGCTCCGCAGATGTACGACGTGGTCGGCCCGATTTGCGAGTCCAGCGATTTTCTGGCCCGTGACCGCGAGTTGCCGGAAATCAGGCAGGGCGAGCTGTTGGCGGTCTTTTCCGCCGGAGCCTACGGTTTCACCATGGCTTCGAATTACAATTCGAGGCCTCGTACCGCGGAACTGATCGTGGACGGCGACAAGGTCACGGTGGCGCGACGTCGTGAAACCTATGAAGATCTCGTTGCGCTGGAACTCTAG
- a CDS encoding GGDEF domain-containing response regulator, whose protein sequence is MQASAFSLSALVADGDEYSRQETAGFLSRCVSRVHQAADGQSAFRLYEEHVPDIVVVDMVLPDMDGRQLMVRIRELDPEAPFLVLYDGYSPSSLLKVLELNVSAFLFKPVSPEKLRMHVGRIAKTLFLKRQLLEARYTLEHLLNMYPSFAAMVEDGKIAYLNRRFLEYLGFKNFEQFRNSPGGLDSHIREINGHPYSKTDGAWAALLTDDPLDRDHMLRLSNPRHPERRPQTFIVAFNQFPIPGRYLFTFTEVSELDEERASLESRAFIDPLTGALNRRSFMDRLAREQMRTLRGGEPFSLIMFDIDHFKSINDSFGHDVGDTVLKQLTDLVLENVREGDSLGRWGGEEFMLLEPRAGLDSAARLAERLREGIAAHHFTGVPRPVTSSFGVVQHRPGEDMDDLTKRVDQALYRAKESGRNRVVSE, encoded by the coding sequence TTGCAAGCGAGCGCCTTCAGCCTTTCCGCCCTGGTGGCGGACGGCGACGAATACAGTCGCCAGGAAACCGCAGGATTCCTGAGCCGATGCGTAAGCAGGGTCCACCAGGCCGCTGATGGGCAATCGGCCTTTCGCCTTTACGAAGAGCACGTCCCCGACATCGTCGTGGTGGACATGGTCCTGCCGGACATGGACGGACGTCAGCTCATGGTCAGAATCCGCGAACTCGACCCGGAAGCACCTTTTCTCGTTCTCTACGACGGCTACTCTCCGAGCAGCCTGCTCAAAGTCCTGGAACTCAACGTTTCCGCCTTTCTCTTCAAGCCCGTGTCGCCGGAAAAGCTGCGCATGCATGTCGGGCGCATCGCAAAAACGCTTTTTCTCAAGCGCCAGTTGCTCGAAGCCCGCTACACGCTCGAACATCTCCTGAACATGTATCCGAGCTTCGCCGCCATGGTCGAGGACGGCAAGATAGCCTATCTCAACCGCAGATTCCTTGAATACCTCGGATTCAAGAATTTCGAGCAGTTTCGAAACAGCCCCGGAGGACTCGACTCCCACATCCGCGAGATCAACGGCCACCCGTACAGCAAAACGGACGGCGCCTGGGCAGCTCTGCTGACGGACGACCCCCTGGACCGGGACCACATGCTCCGCCTTTCCAATCCGCGCCACCCGGAACGCCGCCCCCAGACCTTCATCGTGGCCTTCAACCAGTTTCCCATTCCCGGCCGCTATCTGTTCACCTTCACCGAGGTCAGCGAACTGGACGAGGAACGGGCCTCCCTGGAATCGCGGGCCTTCATCGACCCGCTGACCGGAGCGCTGAACCGCCGCAGCTTCATGGACCGCCTCGCCAGGGAGCAGATGCGCACGCTTCGGGGCGGGGAGCCCTTCAGCCTGATCATGTTCGACATCGATCACTTCAAATCCATCAACGACAGTTTCGGTCACGACGTGGGCGACACCGTACTCAAGCAGCTCACGGATCTCGTGCTGGAAAACGTCCGCGAGGGCGACTCCCTGGGACGCTGGGGCGGCGAGGAATTCATGCTCCTTGAACCGCGCGCAGGACTCGACTCTGCCGCGCGTCTGGCGGAACGCCTGCGCGAAGGCATTGCGGCGCATCACTTCACCGGAGTGCCGCGCCCCGTAACGAGCAGTTTCGGAGTCGTGCAGCATCGGCCTGGCGAGGACATGGACGACTTGACCAAACGGGTCGATCAGGCGCTTTACCGGGCCAAGGAAAGCGGCAGAAACCGAGTGGTTTCGGAGTAA